From the Leptospira sp. WS60.C2 genome, one window contains:
- a CDS encoding ATP-dependent helicase, which produces MKLNAAQMEAVSTIQGPLLVFAGAGSGKTRVITNRIAHMVEGVKIPASKIVALSFTNKSAKEMAERLRKMVPREKLKGITLSTFHSLGLKILKEHITKLGYNETFLLFNGTDQEAFVSDLLKSKRLDPKKVPPKEILRRISYAKNTQVHPKDNGLTEEFDLVASEIFPMYEDGLKEKNAIDFDDLILLPKRLLAEFPDVAAYYQRKHEYFLVDEFQDTNQLQYEFLSLFRGKSDNLCVVGDDDQSIYAFRGSNVQLILNFEREFPHAKVVRLLENYRSTSLIIQAANSLIQNNKGRKEKTLYSRIPSAERVEYYETADEREEAIFVAGRIQTLLIKNEFKGKEIAILFRTNFQSRPFEEELRNRSIPYKVVGGYNFFDRKEIRDCISYLRYVANPKDDYSLLRIINYPKRGIGPGTMQKLQEEAFTHKLSLYEIFHKMIESPDYLPEVKAKVRQEIYQFVELVDAFKKKFAMSPKLAPVLREMITQIGFEREISMEETEEKVVKARIYNLSELVNMLSFFEEEEGREGKATIFDFLQRLVLLMEDEPKEDEEDRRVQLLTMHQSKGLEYDLVFLVGLEEGILPNSRVIEEEGEVVDEERRLLYVGMTRPRRKLYLTSARTRRKFGEQIESAPSRFLSELSQDAVLFFPMETKDRDTETKNFLEELDKLKVG; this is translated from the coding sequence ATGAAATTGAATGCGGCACAAATGGAAGCAGTTTCCACCATCCAAGGTCCCCTTCTTGTCTTCGCAGGGGCAGGCTCAGGGAAAACCCGCGTCATTACCAACCGAATTGCCCATATGGTGGAAGGGGTCAAAATCCCTGCCAGTAAAATCGTTGCTCTTTCTTTTACGAATAAAAGTGCAAAAGAGATGGCTGAACGGCTCCGTAAAATGGTTCCCAGAGAAAAACTAAAAGGGATCACTCTCTCGACCTTCCATTCGCTTGGTCTTAAAATTCTAAAAGAACACATCACCAAACTTGGTTACAACGAAACGTTTTTACTCTTTAATGGAACAGACCAGGAAGCCTTTGTTTCCGACCTCTTAAAGTCCAAACGTCTGGATCCCAAAAAAGTTCCGCCTAAGGAAATCCTTCGTCGTATTTCGTATGCCAAAAATACGCAAGTCCACCCCAAGGACAATGGACTCACAGAAGAATTTGATTTGGTCGCTTCCGAAATTTTTCCCATGTATGAAGATGGTTTAAAGGAAAAAAATGCCATTGACTTTGATGATTTGATTTTGCTTCCCAAACGGTTGTTAGCTGAGTTTCCTGATGTGGCGGCGTATTACCAAAGAAAACACGAATACTTTCTAGTGGATGAGTTCCAAGATACAAACCAACTCCAATATGAGTTTCTATCTCTCTTTCGCGGGAAAAGTGACAACCTTTGTGTGGTAGGGGACGACGACCAAAGTATCTATGCGTTCCGTGGTTCCAATGTCCAACTCATTCTAAATTTTGAACGGGAATTTCCTCATGCGAAAGTGGTGAGACTACTCGAAAACTATAGATCCACATCACTCATCATCCAAGCTGCAAACTCACTCATCCAAAACAACAAAGGCCGTAAGGAAAAAACCTTGTACAGCCGGATTCCCTCCGCCGAACGAGTGGAATACTATGAAACAGCTGACGAAAGGGAAGAAGCCATTTTTGTGGCAGGTCGCATCCAAACGTTACTCATCAAAAATGAATTTAAGGGAAAAGAAATTGCCATCCTCTTTCGTACGAACTTCCAATCGCGTCCCTTCGAAGAAGAACTTCGTAACCGAAGCATTCCTTACAAAGTGGTGGGTGGTTATAATTTTTTTGACAGGAAGGAAATCCGAGATTGTATCTCGTATCTTCGGTATGTCGCAAACCCTAAAGATGATTATTCCCTACTTCGGATCATCAATTACCCGAAACGCGGCATTGGTCCAGGCACCATGCAAAAACTCCAGGAAGAGGCATTTACCCATAAACTCTCGTTGTATGAAATCTTTCATAAAATGATTGAGAGTCCCGACTATTTGCCCGAAGTAAAGGCTAAGGTCAGACAAGAAATTTACCAATTTGTAGAATTGGTAGATGCCTTCAAAAAGAAGTTTGCCATGTCTCCAAAACTGGCTCCAGTCCTTCGGGAAATGATCACCCAAATCGGCTTTGAGCGGGAAATTTCCATGGAAGAGACGGAAGAGAAGGTGGTCAAAGCCCGGATCTACAATTTAAGTGAACTTGTGAACATGTTGTCCTTTTTTGAAGAAGAAGAGGGCAGGGAAGGAAAGGCGACGATTTTTGATTTCCTGCAAAGGCTTGTCCTTCTCATGGAAGATGAACCGAAAGAAGATGAAGAGGATAGAAGGGTGCAACTCCTCACAATGCACCAGTCCAAGGGACTCGAATACGATTTAGTATTTTTAGTGGGACTAGAAGAGGGAATTTTACCGAACTCACGTGTTATAGAAGAAGAAGGGGAAGTGGTCGATGAAGAACGACGCCTTCTCTACGTGGGTATGACTCGCCCAAGGCGAAAATTGTACTTGACTTCGGCTCGTACAAGACGCAAATTTGGGGAGCAAATCGAGAGTGCCCCCTCTCGGTTTTTAAGCGAGCTGTCTCAGGACGCTGTTCTTTTTTTCCCGATGGAAACTAAGGATAGAGACACGGAAACTAAGAATTTCTTAGAGGAATTAGACAAACTAAAGGTAGGCTAA
- a CDS encoding glutathione S-transferase family protein has product MKLYGSITSPYVRRIRFLCLELGIPFQLVDTMTEEGQKELREKNPLWKVPYLETDDVKIWDSHTITDYIFATKGHGKFRPKVGDHFYREANLLTAIDQALDNAILLFYLNKEGIKPDAAPYLTKNALRISSILEYIKRELNGNHFFPDGKVGLSEIALYSTLDWMRFRSVLPVLEEEKFVNFLNFHGPNKSWMETAPK; this is encoded by the coding sequence ATGAAATTATACGGTAGCATCACTTCCCCTTATGTAAGACGGATCCGTTTCCTTTGTTTAGAACTTGGTATTCCATTCCAGCTCGTTGACACAATGACAGAAGAGGGACAAAAAGAACTTAGGGAAAAAAATCCACTCTGGAAAGTTCCTTATTTAGAAACTGACGACGTCAAAATCTGGGACAGTCACACCATCACAGATTATATCTTCGCAACGAAAGGGCACGGTAAATTTCGACCCAAAGTTGGTGACCATTTTTACAGGGAAGCCAATCTTCTCACAGCGATTGACCAAGCTCTCGACAACGCCATCCTCCTATTTTATTTGAATAAGGAAGGAATCAAACCAGACGCGGCACCCTATCTCACAAAAAATGCGCTACGCATCAGTTCTATTTTAGAATACATCAAACGAGAGTTAAATGGAAACCACTTTTTCCCTGATGGTAAAGTGGGCCTATCGGAAATCGCACTTTACTCTACTTTGGATTGGATGCGATTCCGTTCTGTTTTGCCTGTCCTCGAAGAGGAGAAATTTGTGAATTTCCTCAATTTCCATGGACCAAACAAATCTTGGATGGAAACAGCTCCGAAGTAA
- a CDS encoding NUDIX hydrolase codes for MKERKNWKDLYPTPIYTLASFDIQLPRSEEEKTYYVLKSKNWVNVVPVTKSGEILLIKQYRHGIGEDSLEIPGGIVDDDGPDAELESAKRELREETGYGTDPKNYKLLSKFSGNPAMFTNWSYSYVAYDVEPIHEVEFDEGEDIEIVLKSPEEVKRMLLDGTIHHPHMAAALGIFFLQNR; via the coding sequence TTGAAAGAAAGAAAAAACTGGAAAGACTTATACCCTACCCCAATTTACACACTCGCTTCTTTTGATATCCAACTCCCACGTTCGGAAGAAGAAAAAACCTACTATGTCTTAAAATCCAAAAACTGGGTAAACGTTGTCCCAGTCACAAAGTCTGGAGAGATTTTACTCATCAAACAATACCGCCATGGAATTGGAGAAGACAGTTTGGAAATTCCAGGAGGGATTGTAGATGATGATGGCCCCGATGCCGAATTGGAATCGGCCAAGAGAGAATTAAGAGAAGAAACGGGTTACGGAACAGATCCTAAAAACTACAAACTCTTATCTAAGTTTTCAGGTAACCCTGCCATGTTTACCAATTGGTCGTATTCCTATGTTGCCTATGATGTGGAACCTATTCATGAAGTGGAATTTGATGAAGGAGAAGACATTGAGATCGTGTTAAAATCTCCAGAGGAAGTCAAACGAATGTTACTTGATGGAACAATCCACCATCCCCATATGGCCGCCGCACTCGGGATCTTTTTTCTACAGAATCGCTGA
- a CDS encoding FecR domain-containing protein, which translates to MRKSVIETILVLIIMFFQIPIGAEPDAALEPITITVQKGETLSLISERHLSDPKRWPELLKYNKIPNPDLIKPGLSLVVPVFLRKAVVGVTEFVVGQVEWNGTGGKGPWTSLKLGQELHPNDQIRTTAKGKTDIHINQVGMVRVLNNSLFEVKGEEKKGGPITVALLKGSLDAKVTKTDPPSSNHKFNIVSPSSTAGVRGTEFRVELDEKLSSTISCFEGVVDVNAQGKTVELTQGMATFVEKGKSPVTPYKIPEAPRIKEE; encoded by the coding sequence ATGAGAAAGTCCGTCATTGAAACCATCCTAGTACTTATCATAATGTTCTTCCAAATTCCAATTGGGGCAGAACCTGATGCGGCATTGGAACCAATCACCATTACTGTCCAGAAGGGAGAAACACTTTCTCTCATTTCCGAACGCCACCTATCGGACCCAAAACGATGGCCAGAACTTTTAAAATACAATAAAATTCCAAATCCTGATTTAATCAAACCAGGCCTTTCTCTTGTGGTTCCTGTCTTTTTACGAAAGGCAGTTGTGGGTGTAACTGAGTTTGTTGTCGGGCAAGTCGAATGGAACGGAACTGGTGGGAAAGGTCCTTGGACTAGCTTAAAATTGGGACAAGAACTCCATCCCAATGACCAAATCCGAACCACCGCCAAAGGCAAAACAGACATCCATATCAACCAAGTGGGAATGGTTCGCGTTCTTAATAATAGTCTTTTTGAAGTGAAAGGGGAAGAGAAAAAAGGTGGGCCAATCACTGTGGCACTTTTGAAAGGTAGTCTCGATGCAAAGGTGACAAAAACTGATCCACCATCTTCCAATCACAAATTTAATATCGTAAGTCCTTCTTCGACTGCGGGAGTTAGGGGAACAGAGTTTCGAGTGGAACTCGATGAAAAACTTAGCTCCACCATTTCATGTTTCGAAGGAGTGGTAGATGTGAATGCACAAGGCAAAACGGTGGAACTTACGCAAGGGATGGCAACGTTTGTGGAAAAAGGGAAATCACCCGTAACTCCGTATAAAATTCCAGAAGCACCTCGTATCAAAGAAGAATAA
- a CDS encoding MFS transporter, protein MKKNLSLAIFQHRDFRFFIVARFFMVLAINIQATIVGWQVYELTGSVLDLGLVGLFEAIPSILVSLYAGHLADLRDRRNIIVVCLFFLLLCSLTLLAFTGPMYSLLETYKAFPIFLVILVSGIARGFISPAIFSFVTQLVPREHYPHSAAWMGTSFQAGAVIGPALGGIVYGTLGIEWAYGLDSLCIGLPFLLFFWIRKRSLPERKEKEALKASLLKGLKFVLKNEIMLGAMALDMFAVLFGGAVALLPVFAKDILFVGSEGLGYLRAAPSFGALIMAYYLTYKPPLEKSGRVLLSCVMGFGVCMLVFGLSTSFYLSLFALFLSGVFDSVSVVVRSTIMQTMTPEDMRGRVSAINKVFIGSSNEIGAFESGVSAKFLGTVGSVVFGATMTVLIVIFTYRMAPKLKELELKNWV, encoded by the coding sequence ATGAAAAAGAATCTTTCTTTAGCCATTTTCCAACACAGAGACTTTCGGTTTTTTATCGTAGCTCGTTTTTTTATGGTCCTTGCGATCAATATCCAAGCAACCATCGTTGGATGGCAAGTTTATGAACTGACTGGAAGTGTTTTGGATCTTGGACTTGTTGGTTTATTCGAAGCCATTCCCTCCATCCTCGTTTCTCTCTACGCGGGACACTTAGCAGACTTAAGAGACCGTCGCAATATCATCGTTGTTTGTTTATTTTTTTTACTTCTCTGCTCACTCACATTACTTGCGTTCACTGGTCCAATGTATTCTCTCCTTGAGACTTATAAAGCGTTCCCCATTTTTCTAGTGATTTTGGTATCGGGAATTGCTCGCGGCTTTATTTCTCCTGCTATCTTTAGTTTTGTCACTCAACTTGTTCCAAGAGAACATTACCCACACTCCGCCGCTTGGATGGGAACGTCCTTCCAAGCAGGTGCTGTGATTGGTCCTGCACTCGGTGGGATTGTGTATGGAACTTTGGGCATCGAGTGGGCATATGGACTTGATTCCCTTTGTATCGGACTTCCATTTTTACTTTTCTTTTGGATACGAAAGCGAAGTTTACCAGAACGCAAAGAAAAAGAAGCTTTGAAAGCTAGTTTACTAAAAGGCCTCAAATTTGTTTTAAAAAATGAAATCATGTTAGGTGCCATGGCACTGGATATGTTTGCTGTTTTATTCGGGGGAGCCGTTGCCCTACTTCCTGTGTTTGCTAAGGATATCTTGTTTGTTGGATCAGAAGGCCTTGGTTATTTACGTGCCGCCCCATCTTTTGGTGCACTGATTATGGCCTACTACCTTACCTACAAACCACCGCTAGAAAAATCAGGAAGAGTGCTTCTGTCTTGTGTGATGGGATTTGGAGTATGTATGTTAGTATTTGGACTCTCAACTTCATTTTACCTATCCCTTTTCGCACTCTTCTTATCGGGTGTTTTTGATAGCGTTTCAGTCGTTGTACGTTCTACCATCATGCAAACGATGACACCAGAAGATATGCGTGGCAGGGTGAGTGCGATCAACAAAGTATTCATTGGTTCTTCCAATGAAATTGGGGCATTTGAGTCAGGAGTATCTGCGAAATTTTTAGGAACTGTTGGATCCGTTGTTTTTGGCGCCACGATGACAGTTCTTATTGTGATCTTTACGTATCGTATGGCCCCGAAACTAAAGGAACTAGAGTTGAAAAACTGGGTTTAA
- a CDS encoding phospholipase D-like domain-containing protein: MFGQNVWTFIYGVCISFCMNCHSPKSKWDLSSLILPSLPISEIYFSYPGRDIAREKKRLVRNVILSEIRNAKESIRMYLYSIDDLEIISELYLKHRLGVTIQIYGDKEEDYKELESFGFQVKRWNGSGIHHTKMILFDRTRLFLGTGNFTSHGLETDHNVYWIQTLTPSESDSLLSVLEGNIPLGIVTLGNLQYLFAPDAGLEIQMQLIEAIESAKHSIRYLIYSHYDPVISLKLLEASRRGVLVLGIYNAPMSTNPEGDFLSQSMAYPSQIWEDGNVDFVYKDDSFRGGLLHHKTMIVDEKDVYVGSYNYSVSARDQNKEMFVKLSHPYITKEFLSEWKRIQATAIPLPSFQENSNLSSIAFRQFSYYRFKNPLFESNLLFAKGRGIDSNSNGLAKAYESSLSIVSPLEEIFNQNAGERFVQITNESDPIWEESEISDLSLVFQNYFLGTKVTLSSGEKLLSITYWDGSHPKETITLDPSSIAIGEPDFRLGKSVWIWAHTETRTISFCHTKQKGVYPKWMVFLKNRFQSKRNQSLVCTSG, from the coding sequence ATGTTTGGTCAGAATGTATGGACATTCATTTATGGAGTTTGCATTTCTTTTTGTATGAATTGCCATTCTCCCAAATCCAAATGGGATCTTTCGAGTTTGATTTTGCCAAGTTTACCAATCAGTGAAATTTATTTTTCCTATCCAGGGCGAGATATTGCAAGGGAGAAAAAGAGGTTAGTCAGAAATGTGATACTTTCTGAAATTAGGAATGCAAAAGAATCCATTCGGATGTATCTTTATTCCATCGATGACTTGGAAATCATTTCGGAACTTTATTTGAAACATAGATTAGGTGTCACCATTCAAATCTATGGAGATAAGGAAGAAGATTACAAAGAATTGGAATCATTTGGATTTCAGGTGAAACGTTGGAATGGTTCCGGAATCCACCATACCAAAATGATTTTATTTGATCGTACTCGGTTGTTTCTTGGAACGGGAAACTTCACGTCTCATGGTTTGGAGACGGATCATAATGTGTATTGGATTCAAACTCTTACTCCTTCAGAGTCGGATTCACTTCTCTCGGTGTTAGAAGGAAACATTCCTTTGGGCATTGTAACTCTCGGTAATTTACAATATCTATTCGCGCCAGACGCAGGTCTTGAAATCCAAATGCAATTGATCGAGGCCATCGAATCCGCAAAACATTCAATTCGGTATCTGATTTACTCTCACTATGATCCAGTAATCTCACTCAAGTTACTCGAGGCTTCAAGAAGAGGAGTTCTTGTCCTTGGAATCTACAATGCACCCATGTCCACAAATCCTGAAGGTGATTTCCTGAGTCAAAGTATGGCATATCCATCGCAGATTTGGGAAGATGGGAATGTGGATTTTGTTTATAAAGATGATTCCTTTAGAGGAGGTTTGTTACATCACAAAACGATGATTGTGGATGAGAAGGATGTCTATGTTGGTTCTTATAATTATTCCGTTTCGGCAAGGGATCAAAATAAAGAAATGTTTGTGAAACTAAGCCATCCATACATCACGAAGGAGTTTCTTTCGGAGTGGAAACGAATTCAAGCAACAGCCATTCCTTTACCTTCTTTTCAAGAAAATTCAAATTTATCATCAATTGCCTTTCGGCAATTTTCATACTATCGATTTAAGAATCCTTTGTTTGAGTCCAATTTACTCTTTGCGAAAGGAAGAGGCATCGATTCCAATTCGAATGGTCTTGCAAAGGCCTATGAATCTTCTTTATCGATTGTAAGTCCATTAGAGGAAATTTTTAACCAGAATGCAGGCGAACGTTTTGTACAAATTACGAACGAATCTGATCCAATTTGGGAAGAAAGTGAAATAAGTGATCTTTCGCTTGTGTTTCAAAATTATTTTTTGGGTACGAAAGTGACCCTGTCCAGTGGAGAAAAACTTCTATCTATAACGTATTGGGACGGTTCCCATCCCAAGGAAACAATCACACTTGATCCCTCCTCCATTGCAATTGGTGAACCCGATTTTCGATTGGGGAAATCTGTTTGGATATGGGCGCATACAGAAACTAGAACCATATCCTTTTGCCATACCAAACAAAAGGGAGTTTACCCTAAGTGGATGGTGTTCTTAAAAAATCGTTTTCAATCAAAACGAAACCAATCATTGGTTTGTACGAGTGGGTAA
- the uvrC gene encoding excinuclease ABC subunit UvrC, producing MKDSLVLKTIQEKIKNLGSLPGCYLWKNQLGQVIYVGKALKLQSRVRSYLNPNQKDRKTRALYVELYDLDWIATRTEKEALLLEATLIKKYNPKFNVRLKDDKKYPFLCVSTSEDYPMVFLTRKVKDNGDKYFGPFTDVKAARDTLELIHRIFPIRKTKLKLPLAKPQRPCLNFHMGRCLGPCQGNVTKETYRELVDEILRFLEGKKERLIADLKLAMLDASSKMEYERAGFLKTRIEKINQIREKQTVVSLDGGDEDILGISKRDDEGQIVILEVRGGRLEGKKSFPLTGLSFSDDEEAFTSFLRDYYLNVTVLPSVVYLPTSAKGNYEVFLEAILEKFGTSIKLKFPEMGPKKSLLRLAEKNADLSLTERILATKLRDQTVAMKELQEKLNLPTLPRTIECYDISHFQGSSPVASGVMFVEGKPYKPGYRHYKMRGYEGINDPGMIHEVIARRLSHLVNEEEPLPDLIVIDGGLTQLSRAAEAANALDLGHIPMVGLAKKREEIYFPGEKHPYSFDIHSPMMRLLRNLRDEAHRFGVTFQRLQRKKKALKSILDDIPDIGVSRRKSILTYFQSKKKVTDATKEELERVQGIGPVLAEKIYTSIQSLKKLEPK from the coding sequence ATGAAAGACTCTCTTGTTCTCAAAACCATCCAAGAAAAAATCAAAAACTTAGGAAGTTTACCAGGGTGTTATCTTTGGAAAAATCAATTGGGGCAAGTGATTTATGTTGGAAAAGCTCTCAAGCTCCAATCCCGAGTCAGGTCTTATCTCAACCCCAACCAAAAGGATAGAAAAACAAGAGCGTTATATGTCGAATTGTATGATCTAGATTGGATTGCCACTAGAACCGAAAAAGAAGCTTTATTATTAGAAGCAACCCTCATTAAAAAGTACAATCCTAAGTTTAATGTTAGGTTAAAAGACGATAAAAAATATCCCTTTTTATGTGTTTCCACGAGTGAAGACTATCCCATGGTCTTTTTAACACGAAAAGTAAAGGACAATGGAGACAAATACTTTGGTCCGTTTACGGATGTAAAAGCGGCAAGAGATACGTTGGAACTCATCCATCGAATTTTTCCCATTCGCAAAACAAAATTGAAACTACCTCTGGCAAAACCGCAAAGGCCATGCCTTAATTTTCATATGGGTCGTTGTCTTGGTCCATGCCAAGGAAATGTGACAAAAGAAACCTATAGAGAGTTAGTCGATGAAATTTTACGATTTTTAGAGGGAAAAAAGGAACGTTTGATTGCAGACCTAAAATTGGCAATGTTAGATGCATCCTCCAAAATGGAATATGAACGGGCCGGGTTTCTAAAAACACGCATTGAAAAAATCAATCAGATTCGAGAGAAACAAACTGTCGTCAGTTTAGATGGAGGAGATGAAGACATTCTTGGGATTAGTAAACGGGATGATGAAGGTCAAATTGTCATTCTCGAAGTGAGAGGAGGTAGGTTAGAAGGGAAAAAATCGTTTCCTCTCACTGGACTTTCTTTCTCTGATGATGAGGAGGCTTTTACTTCCTTTTTGCGTGATTATTATTTAAATGTGACAGTTTTACCAAGTGTTGTCTACTTACCCACATCTGCGAAAGGGAATTATGAAGTGTTTTTGGAGGCTATTTTAGAAAAATTTGGAACATCCATCAAATTAAAATTCCCAGAGATGGGTCCAAAAAAATCCTTACTCAGGTTAGCTGAGAAAAATGCAGACTTAAGTTTGACAGAACGAATTCTTGCTACAAAACTCCGTGACCAAACGGTGGCCATGAAGGAACTGCAAGAAAAATTAAACTTACCCACTTTGCCGAGAACCATTGAATGTTATGATATTTCCCATTTCCAAGGAAGTTCTCCCGTAGCAAGTGGGGTAATGTTTGTAGAAGGAAAACCGTACAAGCCAGGGTATCGCCATTATAAAATGCGTGGGTATGAGGGAATCAATGATCCTGGAATGATTCACGAGGTGATTGCCAGACGCCTGAGTCATTTGGTCAACGAAGAAGAGCCACTCCCAGATCTCATCGTGATAGACGGAGGTCTCACGCAACTTTCGCGAGCCGCCGAAGCAGCCAATGCGCTTGATTTGGGTCACATTCCCATGGTGGGTCTTGCAAAAAAAAGAGAGGAAATTTATTTCCCAGGTGAAAAACATCCCTATAGTTTTGACATACATTCTCCTATGATGAGATTACTTCGAAATCTAAGGGATGAAGCCCATCGTTTTGGTGTAACGTTCCAAAGATTACAGAGAAAAAAGAAAGCCCTCAAATCGATATTAGATGACATTCCTGACATTGGTGTTAGTCGCAGAAAGAGTATTCTCACATACTTTCAGTCAAAAAAGAAAGTTACGGATGCAACGAAAGAAGAGTTGGAACGAGTGCAAGGGATTGGACCCGTGCTTGCCGAAAAAATTTACACGAGTATCCAATCCTTAAAAAAACTAGAACCTAAATAA